The following proteins are co-located in the Dehalococcoidia bacterium genome:
- a CDS encoding TIGR00730 family Rossman fold protein → MVGEYEINDLRKEESWRLFRIMGEFIDGFDELSDIGPAVTVYGSARLHSEDPLYAEVEDVAYRLGQLGFAIITGGGGGAMEAANKGASKAESISIGLNIQLPKEQCVNPYVTKSLSFRHFFARKVMLVKYATAFVIIPGGLGTLDELSEVLTLMQTGKIKPFPVILFKSEYWKGLLDWLEKTVLARKFVSPEDMDLLRICDTPENVVEVVQRWYIKHEIVGKRALRG, encoded by the coding sequence ATGGTAGGCGAATATGAAATCAATGATCTGCGCAAGGAGGAAAGCTGGCGTTTGTTCCGTATCATGGGGGAGTTCATTGATGGCTTTGACGAGCTTTCCGATATTGGCCCGGCGGTAACAGTTTATGGTTCGGCCCGGCTCCACAGTGAGGACCCCTTGTACGCAGAGGTAGAGGACGTCGCCTATCGTCTGGGACAGCTGGGATTTGCCATTATCACCGGGGGTGGAGGCGGCGCTATGGAAGCCGCCAACAAGGGAGCGTCAAAGGCCGAATCCATATCGATCGGATTGAACATTCAGCTTCCCAAGGAGCAGTGCGTCAATCCCTATGTCACCAAATCATTATCTTTCCGTCATTTTTTCGCTCGTAAAGTCATGCTGGTGAAATATGCCACGGCCTTTGTTATCATCCCCGGCGGATTGGGCACACTCGATGAGCTTAGTGAAGTCCTTACGTTGATGCAAACGGGGAAGATAAAGCCTTTTCCGGTGATACTTTTCAAGAGTGAGTACTGGAAGGGACTGCTGGATTGGCTGGAGAAAACGGTCCTGGCCAGAAAGTTTGTGTCTCCGGAGGATATGGATTTGCTGAGGATCTGCGATACTCCGGAAAATGTAGTTGAGGTTGTGCAGAGGTGGTATATCAAACACGAGATTGTCGGCAAGAGGGCGCTGCGCGGGTAA
- a CDS encoding thioredoxin domain-containing protein, with protein METNRTEETPPEGHNRLVFEKSPYLLQHARNPVDWYPWGPEAFQKARYENKPIFLSIGYSTCHWCHVMAHESFEDPEVARLLNQAFVCVKVDREERPDIDSVYMTAAQLFTGRGGWPLTIIMTPEGKPFFAATYIPREARWGGLGMMELIPRFKRVWDNQKNDVLRSAETMVNALKKVSITSSGGDLGQSLSNRAYGELSKNFDAQYGGFGGAPKFPTPHHLTFLLRYWKKSGDAKALHMAEATLQAMRLGGIYDHIGFGFHRYSTDQHWLVPHFEKMLYDQALLAMAYTEAYQATGKEEYQITARQIFTYVLRDMTSPEGGFYSAEDADSEGVEGKFYLWRQQEIEEVLAAEEADLIQRLFDIDVKGNFIEEITGKPNGSNIFHMQKPLAECATPLSLKEEDLGRRFEQARVKLFLHREKRVHPHKDDKVLTDWNGLMIAALSKAAQAFAEPLYAEAARRAADFLLQRMRVSDGSLLHRYREGEAALPAYAEDYAFLIWGLIDLYEATFEVRYLKTALDLNTHFLEHFWDRKDGGFYATSDKAEALLIRTKEIYDGAIPSANSVAMLNLLRLGRMTADPELEARAAEIGRAFSLKVENAPSGHTQLMCALDFSFGDACEVVIAGDSQASDTRTMLEALRRRFIPNKVVLFIPAEEPLPQIHQLARFTKHQTSLDGKATAYVCKNFSCQQPTTDISRMLELVEKRE; from the coding sequence ATGGAAACAAACCGCACCGAAGAAACCCCACCAGAAGGCCACAACCGGCTGGTTTTCGAGAAAAGCCCCTATCTGCTTCAGCACGCCAGAAATCCAGTGGACTGGTATCCCTGGGGGCCCGAAGCCTTTCAAAAGGCCCGATACGAAAATAAGCCCATCTTCCTCTCCATCGGGTACAGCACCTGCCACTGGTGCCACGTGATGGCGCACGAATCGTTCGAAGACCCAGAGGTGGCCCGGTTGTTGAACCAGGCCTTTGTTTGTGTCAAGGTGGACCGGGAGGAGCGCCCGGATATCGATAGTGTCTACATGACCGCTGCCCAGCTCTTTACCGGCAGAGGCGGGTGGCCGCTGACCATCATCATGACCCCGGAAGGCAAGCCCTTCTTTGCCGCCACCTATATCCCCCGGGAGGCCCGCTGGGGGGGGCTCGGAATGATGGAGTTGATCCCCCGCTTCAAACGGGTGTGGGATAACCAGAAGAATGATGTGCTCAGATCGGCGGAGACAATGGTCAATGCCCTGAAAAAGGTTTCCATCACATCTTCCGGGGGCGATCTGGGACAGTCCCTTTCCAACCGCGCCTATGGGGAGTTGTCCAAAAATTTTGATGCCCAGTATGGCGGATTCGGTGGCGCGCCCAAATTCCCGACGCCTCACCATCTGACCTTCCTGCTTCGATACTGGAAAAAGAGCGGCGATGCCAAAGCGCTCCACATGGCGGAAGCCACTCTTCAGGCCATGCGCCTCGGCGGCATCTATGATCACATCGGCTTCGGCTTTCATCGATATTCCACCGATCAGCACTGGCTGGTGCCGCACTTCGAGAAGATGCTTTATGATCAGGCGCTTCTGGCAATGGCGTATACGGAGGCCTATCAGGCCACGGGAAAAGAGGAATACCAGATCACGGCGCGCCAGATTTTCACCTATGTTTTGCGGGATATGACGTCGCCGGAGGGAGGATTCTACTCCGCGGAAGATGCCGATAGCGAAGGAGTTGAAGGTAAGTTCTATCTCTGGAGGCAGCAGGAGATTGAGGAAGTTTTGGCCGCCGAAGAAGCCGATCTGATCCAACGGCTGTTCGATATCGACGTCAAGGGCAATTTCATCGAGGAGATCACCGGCAAACCAAACGGCTCCAACATCTTCCACATGCAGAAGCCCCTGGCGGAATGTGCTACCCCGTTGAGCCTGAAGGAAGAGGATTTGGGTCGGCGATTTGAACAGGCCCGTGTCAAACTCTTCTTGCACCGTGAAAAGCGAGTTCATCCCCATAAGGATGACAAGGTTTTGACCGACTGGAATGGGTTGATGATTGCCGCGCTGAGCAAGGCGGCGCAGGCGTTCGCCGAGCCGCTGTACGCTGAGGCGGCCCGCAGGGCCGCCGATTTCCTCCTTCAGAGGATGCGGGTGTCGGATGGATCGCTGCTGCATCGGTATCGGGAGGGGGAAGCTGCCCTGCCAGCCTATGCCGAGGACTATGCTTTTCTGATCTGGGGGCTGATCGATCTCTACGAGGCCACTTTTGAGGTGCGCTACTTGAAGACGGCGCTCGACCTGAACACCCATTTTCTGGAGCATTTCTGGGATCGGAAGGACGGAGGGTTCTATGCCACTTCGGATAAGGCTGAGGCGCTCCTGATCCGCACCAAAGAAATCTATGATGGTGCCATCCCGTCCGCCAACTCTGTGGCCATGCTGAATCTGCTGCGTCTCGGCCGCATGACCGCCGACCCGGAGCTTGAAGCCAGAGCCGCCGAGATCGGCCGAGCCTTCTCGCTCAAGGTAGAGAATGCGCCCAGCGGGCACACTCAGCTGATGTGCGCCCTGGACTTCTCGTTCGGGGATGCCTGTGAGGTGGTCATCGCTGGGGATTCTCAGGCATCCGATACACGGACGATGCTGGAGGCATTGCGGAGGCGGTTTATACCCAACAAAGTTGTGCTTTTCATTCCTGCCGAGGAGCCGTTGCCTCAAATCCACCAGTTAGCCCGGTTCACGAAACATCAGACGAGCCTCGATGGTAAGGCAACAGCTTATGTCTGCAAGAACTTCAGTTGTCAGCAGCCGACCACGGATATCAGCCGGATGCTGGAGTTGGTGGAGAAGAGAGAGTGA